One window of Candidatus Sulfotelmatobacter sp. genomic DNA carries:
- a CDS encoding divalent metal cation transporter codes for MKAAQRATTFGSGIVAGASDNDPTTVATLAVIGSTTTYELGWLTLLIIPMLAVIQAIAAQVGAVSKKGLEDCVRAQYGRGWALLTLGLLLSVNLLTLAADLEGGGAALGMLTGIEYHWWLIPLGALTVGVLVFSNYTAISRVLRYVSLVFLTYVGAAILAHPDWRAVLVDSFVPHFRFDENTVAGALALLGTTLTAYAYVWETISQSEEKPRLARLGLVQVDAALGIVAAGITFWFILIATGATLGVHHRAVQTAEEAAQALAPIAGPLAKYIFAVGLLGSALIAVPVIAGTCAYVAAEMFGWRHSLDAKFSAAKSFYRVLIACMAIGVAIGFAGVKPITLLFFSGIAGGIATPFTLVMMLLIGRNDKVMHRHRIAPWLAVGGWCVTAIVTCATGIYLVQTIRGS; via the coding sequence GTGAAGGCCGCGCAGCGGGCGACGACGTTCGGATCGGGGATCGTCGCCGGCGCCTCGGACAACGACCCGACCACGGTCGCGACGCTGGCGGTGATCGGCTCAACGACGACCTACGAGCTGGGCTGGCTCACGCTGCTGATCATCCCGATGCTGGCGGTGATCCAAGCGATCGCCGCACAGGTCGGCGCGGTCTCCAAGAAGGGGCTCGAGGACTGCGTTCGCGCGCAGTACGGCCGCGGCTGGGCGCTGCTCACGCTCGGGCTGCTGCTGTCGGTCAACCTGCTGACGCTGGCGGCCGATCTCGAAGGCGGCGGCGCCGCGCTCGGCATGCTCACCGGCATCGAGTACCATTGGTGGCTGATCCCGCTGGGCGCGCTGACGGTCGGCGTGCTCGTGTTCAGCAACTACACGGCGATCTCGCGCGTGCTGCGCTATGTCAGCTTGGTGTTCCTGACGTACGTCGGCGCGGCGATCCTCGCGCACCCGGACTGGCGGGCGGTCTTGGTCGACTCGTTCGTCCCGCACTTCCGCTTCGACGAGAACACCGTCGCCGGCGCGCTCGCGCTGCTCGGCACCACGCTGACCGCGTACGCGTACGTCTGGGAGACGATCTCGCAGAGCGAGGAGAAGCCGCGCCTGGCGCGGCTGGGTTTGGTGCAGGTCGACGCGGCGCTCGGCATCGTCGCCGCCGGCATCACCTTCTGGTTCATCCTGATCGCGACCGGCGCGACCCTCGGCGTCCATCACCGGGCGGTGCAGACGGCCGAAGAGGCCGCGCAAGCGCTCGCGCCGATCGCGGGGCCGCTCGCCAAGTACATCTTCGCGGTCGGGCTGCTCGGCTCGGCGCTGATCGCCGTCCCCGTCATCGCCGGAACCTGCGCGTACGTCGCAGCCGAGATGTTCGGCTGGCGCCACAGCCTCGACGCCAAGTTCTCGGCCGCGAAGAGCTTCTACCGCGTGCTGATCGCGTGCATGGCGATCGGGGTCGCGATCGGCTTCGCCGGCGTCAAGCCGATCACGCTCCTGTTCTTCTCCGGCATCGCGGGCGGCATCGCGACCCCGTTCACGCTGGTCATGATGCTGCTGATCGGCCGCAACGACAAGGTGATGCACCGTCACCGCATCGCGCCCTGGCTCGCGGTCGGCGGCTGGTGCGTGACGGCGATCGTCACCTGCGCCACCGGCATCTATCTCGTCCAAACGATCCGCG